One genomic segment of Anguilla anguilla isolate fAngAng1 chromosome 2, fAngAng1.pri, whole genome shotgun sequence includes these proteins:
- the adprh gene encoding ADP-ribosylarginine hydrolase isoform X2, producing the protein MLLSGVGDALGYRNQLWEYNESGPAIHKELQELGGVENIAVELPDWPVSDDTVLHLATAEALATGKEGEELLHDVAFRYTEAMKDMEGRKPGPSSILGVSQLRPGCEGGYRVPYNPEGTGCGAAMRSMCIGLRYPHPDQLQSLVAVAVETGRMTHPHPTGFLGAVASALFTSYAVQRRPIMSWGVGLVKEACPVAKSFVLSQGYAVEETKRDWGYFTEKWEWYLAERGLSSGVGPVSWPHPYGPAERDLAYKSFSLSGWAGRSGHDAPMIALDSLLGAGPDWGELMSRAGFHGGDSDSTAVIACCCWGLLYGTEGVPECNYRNLEYRNRLESSAEKLYALSH; encoded by the exons ATGTTGCTGAGTGGGGTTGGTGATGCTTTGGGTTACCGGAACCAGTTGTGGGAGTACAACGAATCAGGGCCAGCGATTCATAAG GAGCTTCAAGAGCTTGGTGGGGTTGAGAATATTGCTGTTGAACTTCCCGATTGGCCGGTTAGTGATGACACCGTTTTACACCTAGCAACTGCAGAGGCTCTTGCGACTG GAAAGGAGGGGGAAGAGCTTTTGCACGATGTGGCGTTTCGCTACACAGAAGCAATGAAAGACATGGAGGGCAGGAAGCCAGGACCTTCAAGCATTTTAG GGGTGTCCCAGTTGAGACCAGGATGTGAAGGTGGCTACAGGGTGCCCTATAACCCAGAGGGGACAGGTTGTGGGGCTGCCATGAGGTCTATGTGTATTGGTTTGAG GTATCCTCACCCAGACCAGCTCCAATCTCtagttgctgttgctgtggaaacTGGAAGGATGACCCACCCTCATCCCACTGGCTTCTTGGGTGCTGTCGCATCTGCGCTTTTCACCTCGTATGCTGTCCAACGCCGGCCAATCATGAGCTGGGGGGTGGGACTGGTGAAGGAGGCCTGCCCAGTTGCAAAGAGTTTTGTCTTGTCACAGGGCTATGCAGTGgaggagacaaagagagactGGGGATACTTCACTGAGAAATGGGAATG GTACCTTGCTGAGAGGGGTCTCTCCTCAGGGGTGGGGCCTGTATCCTGGCCACATCCCTATGGGCCAGCCGAGAGAGACCTGGCCTACAAGAGCTTCAGCCTGTCTGGGTGGGCGGGCCGCAGCGGACACGATGCTCCTATGATTGCCCTGGACTCattgctgggggcggggcctgactGGGGAGAACTCATGAGTCGGGCAGGTTTTCATGGAG GTGACAGCGACAGCACTGCAGTGATTGCATGCTGCTGCTGGGGTCTGCTCTATGGTACTGAGGGAGTTCCTGAGTGTAACTACCGTAACCTGGAGTACAGGAACAGGCTGGAGAGCAGTGCTGAGAAACTGTATGCACTTTCACACTGA
- the adprh gene encoding ADP-ribosylarginine hydrolase isoform X1 — protein sequence MKPRCQLAVLPGSEVTLEGSRAAMDRSHSLQHYKAAMLLSGVGDALGYRNQLWEYNESGPAIHKELQELGGVENIAVELPDWPVSDDTVLHLATAEALATGKEGEELLHDVAFRYTEAMKDMEGRKPGPSSILGVSQLRPGCEGGYRVPYNPEGTGCGAAMRSMCIGLRYPHPDQLQSLVAVAVETGRMTHPHPTGFLGAVASALFTSYAVQRRPIMSWGVGLVKEACPVAKSFVLSQGYAVEETKRDWGYFTEKWEWYLAERGLSSGVGPVSWPHPYGPAERDLAYKSFSLSGWAGRSGHDAPMIALDSLLGAGPDWGELMSRAGFHGGDSDSTAVIACCCWGLLYGTEGVPECNYRNLEYRNRLESSAEKLYALSH from the exons ATGAAGCCACGCTGCCAGCTAGCGGTGTTGCCTGGGTCAGAAGTTACACTCGAGGGGAGCAGAGCAGCGATGGACCG ttctcactctctccagcATTATAAGGCAGCCATGTTGCTGAGTGGGGTTGGTGATGCTTTGGGTTACCGGAACCAGTTGTGGGAGTACAACGAATCAGGGCCAGCGATTCATAAG GAGCTTCAAGAGCTTGGTGGGGTTGAGAATATTGCTGTTGAACTTCCCGATTGGCCGGTTAGTGATGACACCGTTTTACACCTAGCAACTGCAGAGGCTCTTGCGACTG GAAAGGAGGGGGAAGAGCTTTTGCACGATGTGGCGTTTCGCTACACAGAAGCAATGAAAGACATGGAGGGCAGGAAGCCAGGACCTTCAAGCATTTTAG GGGTGTCCCAGTTGAGACCAGGATGTGAAGGTGGCTACAGGGTGCCCTATAACCCAGAGGGGACAGGTTGTGGGGCTGCCATGAGGTCTATGTGTATTGGTTTGAG GTATCCTCACCCAGACCAGCTCCAATCTCtagttgctgttgctgtggaaacTGGAAGGATGACCCACCCTCATCCCACTGGCTTCTTGGGTGCTGTCGCATCTGCGCTTTTCACCTCGTATGCTGTCCAACGCCGGCCAATCATGAGCTGGGGGGTGGGACTGGTGAAGGAGGCCTGCCCAGTTGCAAAGAGTTTTGTCTTGTCACAGGGCTATGCAGTGgaggagacaaagagagactGGGGATACTTCACTGAGAAATGGGAATG GTACCTTGCTGAGAGGGGTCTCTCCTCAGGGGTGGGGCCTGTATCCTGGCCACATCCCTATGGGCCAGCCGAGAGAGACCTGGCCTACAAGAGCTTCAGCCTGTCTGGGTGGGCGGGCCGCAGCGGACACGATGCTCCTATGATTGCCCTGGACTCattgctgggggcggggcctgactGGGGAGAACTCATGAGTCGGGCAGGTTTTCATGGAG GTGACAGCGACAGCACTGCAGTGATTGCATGCTGCTGCTGGGGTCTGCTCTATGGTACTGAGGGAGTTCCTGAGTGTAACTACCGTAACCTGGAGTACAGGAACAGGCTGGAGAGCAGTGCTGAGAAACTGTATGCACTTTCACACTGA